The following DNA comes from Carassius auratus strain Wakin unplaced genomic scaffold, ASM336829v1 scaf_tig00000876, whole genome shotgun sequence.
ACATTCGCCTTGTTAGAAGTGTAccatcagaatgattttgaaacttgttAGCCTTAACTGCACAGAAACTACTCACATTTGAGTATGAATTTGAATtttgttttagatatttaaattTGAGACAAGAACTGATTCTAGATCAGTGCTCAACTTTGCCTGactatactgtgtgtgtgtgtgtgtgtgtgtgtgtatttatatatatatatatatatatatatatatatatatatatatatatatatatatatatatatatatatatatatatatagtaattatatttaacaattataaatattacatggttttaaaatattattttttattttagtttttgaatattaattattgtatgcatattatttatataagatTGTGAAAATTAGAAATTTATTTGGAATGGCAGTCATGCTCAAAAGGTCCCCCTAGTGACCTGTGCTGTATATTACAGGTCTATTGGAGGAGGAGAAAAGAGGCAATAAGCAGCAGGCAGAGGAGTCAGCAAAACAGATAAAGGTCTTACAGAGTAAGTCAAGGAGCGTGTGCATGTGTTATATTTACTAAACCATGTATTATACCAATTTGCCTTTGCGTCTACATGTGCATTCAGCTCAGCTCCAGAAGCTGCAGGAAGATATGGAGAATCTCAGGGATCAGAAGGACAGCGCAATCTTCAGCCTGCGTCAGGAAGCACACACAGCTCAGGAGGAAGTGCAGGTGTTGCGCCGCACTATGGAGAAAACTGCAGCCGAGCGAGAGCATGAGGTCAGCGCACTGAAAGGGAACTTAGCTACGCTAACTTCCGAGCTGGAGAAATGGCAGTTGGCTGCAAACAAGTATGAGCGTGAGCTCGACAGTGTACAGGCCAGTCACCAGCAGCAGAACCAGCAGAGAGACAGAGCTGCCAAGCAGCAAGGTACCCACAACCccacagacctctgtctttttgCAGATGACTGGCCGATAGCATTTTAAGCCTAAATCTTAAAACTGCTTTCTTTAAATAGTAAAAGTCAAGTAAGGACATCAACATTTCTCATCCATGTATTGTGTATACCTAAATGCAAATTCACCTATATTTATACTTCACATTAATAAGAATATTGGATTTGATAAtcataaaattaatgaataataatcttAATTCCTACACTTCATGCACTTAATAACAATCACCATCATCatagtatgtattattattattattattattattattattattattagcagtagtagtaataataactaTACATTACAAATACTGTATGATTGTAATATGATTTATCAAATTTGCATGATCAGATTTTCTAAGCCgtttataataatgatgatgatgataataatatcaataacaacaactatacattacaaattaaaaacaatacctttattaaaaaagactaaatatattCTTCATCAACTTGGCATTAACACATCACAATTTTTTCTGaccatctaataataataataataataatgatacaaacattattgtacagtgttgaaaGTATTCATTTAATCAGGATACAAAGATGTAACCTGTTccctataaaaataaatacaatttcaagattaagattttaataaaacaaattaataaaaataaataaatgactagctTCATCGTAcaaatattctgtattttttcCCAATAAAAGCAGTTTTATGTCTTCACATTCATAATCTCTTTGGGGAATTAGTCCTCCCTTCTCAGAATGATGAATGATATAATGTGTTTGTGGAGGTTACAATCAAGCCCTAGGTTCATCCAACAACAGTGTTTGCAGAAATCCGACAGATATTCAGAAGATGACTCCCATTTCTCACATCTCTTCCACCGTTATGTAACAGAGTAGCCttgtgagtcagtgtgtgtgcatgtgtgtgcgtgcgcatgtCTTTGGGTAtgtatttaattgtgtgtgtgtgtgtgatgcagcgAGCGAGCTGGAGCGGCTGCAGAAGGACTGTGAGAGCCTGAGGAGGGAGTGTGCATCTCTGAGGTCAGAGAGAGAGCAGCTGGCTGATAAACAGCAGAAAGAGAAGATCAGCCTGCAGAGTGAGAGCAGCACCCTGCGCTCAGAGAAAGAACAGCTACTGAAGAAACAGCAGCAGCTGGAGAAAGAGCTGGACAGGTCTGGTCTATGACCGCATTTACAGTTCATTCATATACAGTTACTttgaaggtgaagtgtgtcatgcCCATGCCACTAAAAGCACCAAATATGATTACTAACTGCCTTTAAAATAGACTGTTCATACAGATTCCCAACCTAAACACATGCTATTAGTTGAGTCAGTGTTGCCATGTTCGACATGTTCAAAGACAAAAATTATTGTAGAGCCACAACATTTAAACTTCTTAGgaaattaaagggatagctcacccaaaagttataattctgcctttatttactcacactcaggTTTTTTTGTGACACTACGAAAATAGGGGCATGTTTAAAGTCTTTAACCTCATGGCTTTGGtgcttttggtgtttttttttttttttttcatgtttcatgtagAATAATGCCATACAGGTTGAGGATGAGTGAGGCATGTCAGaatattaatttttgggtgaattatttgtACAGAGGCTCACTTATCGTCAGATATTAAAATGGAGTAGGAGAAAGTATTTAAACATGGAAAAAATGGCACTTCACTATGACTGGGTTGACGATATAGATTTAAAGACATAGTTGacttaaaaatgaaatttctgtcattaattgatcacccacatgtcattccaaactggtaagaccttcgtttatcttcagaacacaaattaagatattcttgatgaaatctgagagctctcagaccccgcgtagacagcaatgcaacttcCACATTCAAGGCCCGGACAGGTAGCAAggagatcgttaaaatagtccatgagaCATCAGTGGTTTAATTCTAATGTTATCAAGCTAGAAGAATACAAGGAAATGCTCAGGCATGTGTTATACTGTCGTTAACACGCGAAGACTGGCGCAGAAGAGGAGAAATCAAGTAAAGTAGTAATTTTTGtcttctttgtgcacaaaaagtattctcatagcttcataaattatggttgaaccactgatttcttatggactattttaatgatgtcttatactacctttctggaccttgaatgtggtagttacTTTGTTGCTTACACACggtccgagagctctcagatttcatcaaaatgtcttaatttgtgttctgaagatgaaagatGTCTTagggtctggaacaacatgaaggtgagtaattaatgacatcattttcatttaggggtgaactatccctttaatctctTCTCATTTTGATGAACCAATCCATCTTTTAGTTTTAGCTGCCTCCCATCCAGTATTCTCAGTAAGCTTTGTACTTTGTTACTTTCAATATGAAACAATGTTCAGCTCTTTGTCAAATgtattacaaaaattaaatgttgttttgatgCTCTTTAATGCGGTGTGATAGGTCATAGATTGATATTATAGTAAACTGACAGAGATCCCTGTACAGCTTTAGTTGAGAGAAGTCTGTTTTTCTCCCTTTGATAtcaaattaaaccaaataaagaaagtaatcaaaataaatgaacttacgtttcatGATTTAATCATATCGAGTCAATACCCAGCCctacacttcacctttaaatagGAGACGAGCTCTTTTTGCAGACTTGTGATGTAATCTCTCTGGAATCTGAACCTGCATCCTGCCCACAGCTCCAAGAAACAGAACACAAGCCTGAGCAACACGGTCAAGACTCTGGAGAAGACGCAGGCAGACCTGGAGAAACGACTGAGCGTCCTGCAGGAGGAACACCAGAGAGCCACCAGCCAGCTGGAGCAAAGCAATAGCAGGATCAAAGAACTGCAGAAAGAGGTTATTCCCATCGTAgttgtgaaagaaagaaagtaggGCTGAGACTCATTAGCAGGCCCGTCACAAAAGAGTTCTGCTCCTAAAAAAAGACCTGGCCCCTGGacacacaatgtgtgtgtgtgtgtgtgtgttttattgactAGGCTCATTGCTCAATCTGAAagattccttctctctctcttttgttctcAGTATGAGGAGATCCAGGCAGAGCTGTCAGGCCTCAGGGAGAAGTATGAGAATGCAGAGGAGGAGAAACGCTCCTTCAATCTGCAGTTGCAGCAGAGCCAAGAGCGCCTGAGGCTTCTGCAGGACAAAGAAAACCATGTGAGTGTTCAATCCACGTAATGCTGATGTTGTTCAACCATGGCACTGACAATAGGGACAGTTCAAGAGGAAACTTTTTTTCTTGAAATCAGCGCTGAAAAACATAGCATCATTTGTTTGACAATGCACTTCTTACAGTTTGTTGAAACATTTTGTACAGcctaaaggtgcagtgtgtaatttctgtggcTAACAACAACCCCAAATGGAACTGCACACTGTTTCCACACAGGTTTCCACACGTACTtcttaaaaaaatgacatgaagagaaaataaaactgaacgTGTTGTGATCTATTAACTTTTATCTCAGAGCAAAATATACTTCAGGATGCATGCAAGCATCACGCTTAGACAAACATCTGCGTTGCCTTTGCACATTGAACTGGAAAAGGGGAAGAGTTTTAACTATAAATCagttacacacttcaccttttgATTTCCTTATCTTAATGACAGTTAAATTCACCAGTCCAATAATAGTGCACATAATAAACACACACCACTCATTCAGTAATATCCCTCCCTTCCCTCCTTTAGCTGTCTTTATTGCAGCCCATCCTAGCCGTAGCCATTGGCCTTGTCCTGGCTTTGCTGTATTGGTGCTTGGGCCCATTGTGGTAGAAAGGTACACAGTGCTCCCGTCCCGTCTCATTCCTCTGCTTAAGCATCCATCATCCTCAGGGCTATGCATGACCACTAAACAATCCTCTCAGCTTAAGCTACCAAATACTGTCCAGTCGTTGCCCAAATGCTTCTGTTTCCCTACTACAGGTCCACTTTGTTTTATAAGATGCACACTAATAAGTGTCTCTAACAAATCAACTCCATTTTGTAGGTTGTAGTTTTCCAGCGTAGCTCTGAGGCATCCTGGCTCTCTCTGTCCTCCACCGTACGTCTTCTGCTGTCCTCGTCTTGTGTGTCTCGACCTTCACGTCCTGTCCTTGTGGCTTTTGTGTGCCCGTCTCAGCTCATGTGCATCCCTGATTGTAACCTAGTTCTGATAGGTGATGTGGTACTACAGGCGATGTCATCTGTATGTTTGTTCTCGCAGGGAAAATGGATCCGGTGGATGCCCGTCGCTGCTGTGACCGTTGCCGTGACGGGGTATTTGCTTTCAAAGACCTCAAAATGAACCACGTGATGAACCAGTAACAAGCACACACACCGTGACATGCATACCTAGTAAATGTTCCTCAGACGTGTTGCCATTTGTATCCTTTTAGTCTGTGTGGTGTTAGTTTGAGTAACGAGTGTTTAAATGCCACTTTTTACTCAAGTATCGAAGGCCTTAGAATAATTACATGTCACAAGCTTCCCATATTTGCACCATGTATCATTTTTTGTATCCATTGCTTTTTGAAGAATCTGGCTTATAACTGATATTTTATCCAACATTGTCGCTTTGCCAAACAAACACTTAGTGAATTGCCTTATATAACATAACCTTAGATAAACAAACGATTATACCTCCCTGAATGAACATTTCCATGAGAAATTGTTTCAGAATTGTAAAGCCCACTGCAATAACATATTCAAGAGCGTTGAGATCCATTAAGTTTTAACTTGATCATATGTTTTGTGGCTTCAAGGCCTAAATCTACCATATAATGTCTATGTGTCTTTGCACCTTATACAAAGCCATTAGTGATTAGTCTATGCACTGTACTTTATTGTGGTAAGGATTTGACCTATTAttaaatgatgatgataatgatgatgagcACTGTTTACTTAAAACGTAAGAGCGCTAATGTCTCGAAAAGAGACCTAATAGAGTGTTTATGATTTATGTTTATTACTTGTACAGAGATTGACGCAAAAACTACCCGATCTAACAGATGTGATAATTGCAATAAATAAGCAAAAGTGAAGTTCAGTCCCCGTTTAATTTGTATACATATGTTAGTTTATATCACAACAGAAAAAGCTGTTATATTGTGTCAGTCTGAGTTTCAGTCTGTATTGCATGTAAATCCAATAACAACCATTATTTGTTATTTCATGGTGAGGcaagaaatatattttccttAGTTGGCTTTGCAATATACAATTTGACCACTGTAGTTTGATTTACAAACAAATGTCTCGCATGAGCTGGTtgtttttagtgaattaaaaacatacagtgtGACCCGGGTTACCAGGTCTGCGAAACAACAGCCCAATTGCTAGTGAAAACTATAACAATTgcgtttttcttttttgggggttTTTCCCCATTGTTGGGGGTCCCCTACTTTGAAATGGTGAGATAGTGTAACCAGGGTTGCTAAACAAAACCAGCTCAATTGCTGTTGAAAACTAGCCCAATAGtgtttttttctatgtttttttccACTCTGTCTGAGGTTCCCTCCTTTAAAATGGCAAGATAGAGAGATCGCTTTAAAACGTGGACTTAAAAAAAACCTGCATGAAAACTTGGCAGACTTGGCAGCACTAGTGTTAGTCTTGGTTTTTACAACAAATGAACCGTGAAGTCGTGAGACAAAAGTGAGCTGGTTCTGTTTAGCGagtcaaaaacattgcaagtggtcagtgtagtctgattccagAAATGAGTAACTCAGGCAGTTCTTGTAATGCAATAGTGCCTTACTGTAAAACTATGTAAGCAGAGTGGACATGTACTGTATAACTGAAATGAATCAAATCTAGAGCTTGTGAatccaaatgaaaacaatttgGGAAATTGATACCAAGGCCTGTAATAACCTTGCAGATTATTAAGATTTACAATATACATTAAGGCAAAAACAAATTCTGGGCACATGAATGCACCCCTGCAAATTGATGTCCCCATAACCAAGTTTGTTATAAAGGCACACGCTTCCATGGTGTAATGCAGTCCGCCCTTATGAGTCATCCCTCCTCAACACCGCATGGGAAATACGAGGACGTGCCCCGATCAAAAGAGCTCTGGCAATAATACGCTCAGTTTATTCTGGAGTATATGAAGAGTAACGTCACCAGCGATAAGGTTATCAGCAACAGTGATGTCAGACATTTATCTGGTTGCAGGTGGGAATTAGCTGAATTCCCCAGGCCTCAGGATCCTGTTTCTGACCCCGTCTTCCTAGTAAATACATTCTTTAAGCACTGATGTAACTacaatctgtttttattattcctTTGCACGATGTGGGGTTGCGGCATGATGACACGGTTTATGTCAGAGTAAAAACAGCTCTCAGAGGCGATGTATAATCATAATTATGGGCCGGAATTGGGGGGTGTAGGGCACTCCCACCACCAGCGAAGCTACATGAAAGCTTCATGCTTCACAGCTCTCAGACTGCAGTTCTCAGTTTGGTATAAAAGGTTTTGGACTCCACACTGATCAGAGAGAACGATGGGTGACTTTAAATATAGTGTTACTGCAGCTGCAATCAACCTGGCAGATGATGCACCATGGAAGAAGATCCAGAAGAACACCTTCACGCGCTGGTGCAACGAACACCTGAAGTCTGTGGAGCTGCAGATCAGCGATCTCAAGTTCGATCTGAGCGATGGCCTCATCCTTATCTCACTGCTGGAGGTACTGAGCCATAAGAGGATGTTTAGAAAGTACCACACGCGACCAACCTTCAGACAGCTCAAGCTAGACAATGTTTCGGTGGCTCTGGAGTTTTTGGATCATGAAAAAGTGAGGTTGGTGTCTATAGGTGAGTTCGTTCAAAAGAAGGTGTTCGCAACAATTTATTAGTAGCTTTCTCAAGTGCTTTTATTTAACCCATATGTACAGCATTTTAAAGATCTAGTTTTTGAAGTTCACATTGAAGCAATCTGCTGTTTTAAAGTCACGTGTTCAAAAATATCTACAGATATAGACCAAATAAATCTGGAGAATAATAGATGAGTTGGAGAGAATCGTGAAAGTCATCTTTCCAAAatcgtttcttttttttaatgtattttttgtaaaacgTAATTAATATCACAGAGACTTTGCagtgatttatttactttttttttttttttttacatatcaagTATGTCAAAGCACGCACTGCATGAATAAACAGGGCTAACTTTAAAATGAATCCATGTTCATACTCCCCTTAAATTAAAAGCATGAAATTAGAATGAACAAGCCATGATTCACCTTTAATTATACTAATTAGGCAAAATAGCAAGTATAATTGTCTGTATGCTGTTAACATAGTTTCTTGCTTACAGCAGCTAGGGCTATTACGCCATATAGGTGAACAtttgattataataattttactttaaaCATTCACTTTACATTGTTTAATTTCCATGTACAATTATGATGTGACTGCCAGGGTTGTTATGGTTAACTACAACTATTAAATGTGTCTTTGTTAATTGAAAttgagctgaaataaaatataaatgtaaataggaGATAAAAAACTtcgaaattagaaatgtttgcatGGCAACTGACTAAAAATTAAGTTAAAGTACcagaatga
Coding sequences within:
- the slmapb gene encoding sarcolemma associated protein b isoform X3, which produces MEEQKLKDPIIKDELNRSTVEASESEKVIQQLNQELQEANEQANSGKRKCIELQGLLEEEKRGNKQQAEESAKQIKVLQTQLQKLQEDMENLRDQKDSAIFSLRQEAHTAQEEVQVLRRTMEKTAAEREHEVSALKGNLATLTSELEKWQLAANKYERELDSVQASHQQQNQQRDRAAKQQASELERLQKDCESLRRECASLRSEREQLADKQQKEKISLQSESSTLRSEKEQLLKKQQQLEKELDSSKKQNTSLSNTVKTLEKTQADLEKRLSVLQEEHQRATSQLEQSNSRIKELQKEYEEIQAELSGLREKYENAEEEKRSFNLQLQQSQERLRLLQDKENHLSLLQPILAVAIGLVLALLYWCLGPLW
- the slmapb gene encoding sarcolemma associated protein b isoform X2 — translated: MLGKTMEEQKLKDPIIKDELNRSTVEASESEKVIQQLNQELQEANEQANSGKRKCIELQGLLEEEKRGNKQQAEESAKQIKVLQTQLQKLQEDMENLRDQKDSAIFSLRQEAHTAQEEVQVLRRTMEKTAAEREHEVSALKGNLATLTSELEKWQLAANKYERELDSVQASHQQQNQQRDRAAKQQASELERLQKDCESLRRECASLRSEREQLADKQQKEKISLQSESSTLRSEKEQLLKKQQQLEKELDSSKKQNTSLSNTVKTLEKTQADLEKRLSVLQEEHQRATSQLEQSNSRIKELQKEYEEIQAELSGLREKYENAEEEKRSFNLQLQQSQERLRLLQDKENHGKWIRWMPVAAVTVAVTGYLLSKTSK
- the slmapb gene encoding sarcolemma associated protein b isoform X1 produces the protein MLGKTMEEQKLKDPIIKDELNRSTVEASESEKVIQQLNQELQEANEQANSGKRKCIELQGLLEEEKRGNKQQAEESAKQIKVLQTQLQKLQEDMENLRDQKDSAIFSLRQEAHTAQEEVQVLRRTMEKTAAEREHEVSALKGNLATLTSELEKWQLAANKYERELDSVQASHQQQNQQRDRAAKQQASELERLQKDCESLRRECASLRSEREQLADKQQKEKISLQSESSTLRSEKEQLLKKQQQLEKELDSSKKQNTSLSNTVKTLEKTQADLEKRLSVLQEEHQRATSQLEQSNSRIKELQKEYEEIQAELSGLREKYENAEEEKRSFNLQLQQSQERLRLLQDKENHLSLLQPILAVAIGLVLALLYWCLGPLW